A section of the Triticum dicoccoides isolate Atlit2015 ecotype Zavitan chromosome 7A, WEW_v2.0, whole genome shotgun sequence genome encodes:
- the LOC119332632 gene encoding chaperone protein dnaJ 11, chloroplastic-like encodes MATFATSTAAVMGSARPGRVAGPRRCVVARASSTMAAPAAVAAGRTHYEVLGVGAGASRGEIKAAYRRLAREVHPDAAGGGGDERFIRLHAAYATLADPNERARYDRDVACRAAGVMMRRTAAAGPSFRRRTWETDQCW; translated from the coding sequence ATGGCTACGTTCGCAACGTCGACGGCGGCGGTGATGGGATCGGCTCGCCCGGGGCGGGTGGCCGGGCCTCGGCGGTGCGTGGTGGCGCGGGCGTCCTCGACGATGGCGGCGCCGGCAGCGGTGGCCGCAGGGAGGACGCACTACGAGGTGCTCGGCGTGGGCGCGGGGGCCAGCCGGGGGGAGATCAAGGCGGCGTACCGGCGTCTGGCCAGGGAGGTGCACCCGGACGCtgctggtggtggcggcgacgagcgGTTCATCCGGCTGCACGCGGCCTACGCCACGCTCGCTGACCCCAACGAGCGCGCTCGCTACGACAGGGACGTGGCCTGCCGTGCCGCGGGCGTGATGATGCGGCGGACGGCCGCGGCCGGGCCGTCGTTCCGGCGGAGGACGTGGGAGACCGACCAGTGCTGGTAG